In the genome of Neofelis nebulosa isolate mNeoNeb1 chromosome 8, mNeoNeb1.pri, whole genome shotgun sequence, one region contains:
- the SPIC gene encoding transcription factor Spi-C isoform X2 → MACVEQDKLGQAFEDAFEVLRQHSTGDLPYSPDYKNYLAFINHCSHIRGNSNCYGMLPAEEPVYNWRTVINSAADLYFEGNIHQSLPNIPENQLVQPSVLHQKGGKGRKKLRLFEYLHESLCNPEMASCIQWVDKTKGIFQFMSKNKEKLAQLWGKRKGNRKTMTYQKMARALRNYGRTGEITKIRRKLTYQFSEAILQRLSPSYFLEKEIFYSPYVQPEQGFLSLSNWNANYNCTYADYHELSHPDC, encoded by the exons ATG GCCTGTGTTGAACAAGACAAGCTGGGTCAAGCCTTTGAAGATGCTTTTGAGGTCCTGAGGCAACATTCAACCGGAGATCTTCCGTACTCCCCAG attacaAAAATTACCTGGCGTTCATCAACCACTGCTCTCATATCAGAGGGAATTCCAACTGCTATGGTATGCTGCCTGCAGAGGAACCTGTCTATAATTGGAGAACAGTAATA AACAGTGCTGCGGACCTctattttgaaggaaatattCATCAATCTCTGCCAAACATCCCTGAAAACCAGCTGGTACAGCCTAGTGTTCTCCATCAAAAGGGAGGAAAAG GCAGGAAGAAGCTTCGACTGTTCGAATACCTTCATGAATCCCTGTGTAATCCTGAGATGGCATCTTGTATTCAGTGGGTAGATAAAACCAAAGGCATCTTTCAGTTTatgtcaaaaaacaaagaaaaacttgcccaactttgggggaaaagaaaaggtaacCGGAAGACCATGACTTACCAGAAAATGGCCAGAGCACTGAGGAATTATGGAAGAACTGGGGAAATCACGAAAATCCGGAGAAAACTAACTTACCAGTTCAGTGAAGCTATTCTCCAAAGACTCTCGCCATcttatttcttagaaaaagagATCTTCTACTCACCCTATGTTCAGCCAGAGcaagggtttctcagcctcagtaaCTGGAATGCAAATTATAATTGTACATATGCTGATTACCATGAGTTAAGCCACCCTGACTGCTAA
- the SPIC gene encoding transcription factor Spi-C isoform X1, giving the protein MQACVEQDKLGQAFEDAFEVLRQHSTGDLPYSPDYKNYLAFINHCSHIRGNSNCYGMLPAEEPVYNWRTVINSAADLYFEGNIHQSLPNIPENQLVQPSVLHQKGGKGRKKLRLFEYLHESLCNPEMASCIQWVDKTKGIFQFMSKNKEKLAQLWGKRKGNRKTMTYQKMARALRNYGRTGEITKIRRKLTYQFSEAILQRLSPSYFLEKEIFYSPYVQPEQGFLSLSNWNANYNCTYADYHELSHPDC; this is encoded by the exons ATG CAGGCCTGTGTTGAACAAGACAAGCTGGGTCAAGCCTTTGAAGATGCTTTTGAGGTCCTGAGGCAACATTCAACCGGAGATCTTCCGTACTCCCCAG attacaAAAATTACCTGGCGTTCATCAACCACTGCTCTCATATCAGAGGGAATTCCAACTGCTATGGTATGCTGCCTGCAGAGGAACCTGTCTATAATTGGAGAACAGTAATA AACAGTGCTGCGGACCTctattttgaaggaaatattCATCAATCTCTGCCAAACATCCCTGAAAACCAGCTGGTACAGCCTAGTGTTCTCCATCAAAAGGGAGGAAAAG GCAGGAAGAAGCTTCGACTGTTCGAATACCTTCATGAATCCCTGTGTAATCCTGAGATGGCATCTTGTATTCAGTGGGTAGATAAAACCAAAGGCATCTTTCAGTTTatgtcaaaaaacaaagaaaaacttgcccaactttgggggaaaagaaaaggtaacCGGAAGACCATGACTTACCAGAAAATGGCCAGAGCACTGAGGAATTATGGAAGAACTGGGGAAATCACGAAAATCCGGAGAAAACTAACTTACCAGTTCAGTGAAGCTATTCTCCAAAGACTCTCGCCATcttatttcttagaaaaagagATCTTCTACTCACCCTATGTTCAGCCAGAGcaagggtttctcagcctcagtaaCTGGAATGCAAATTATAATTGTACATATGCTGATTACCATGAGTTAAGCCACCCTGACTGCTAA